Part of the Prunus dulcis chromosome 8, ALMONDv2, whole genome shotgun sequence genome is shown below.
GTCCTTCAAATTTGTTCTCGAGTCCTCCGGATTCTGAGAGAAGCTCTTTTCTCTTTGCTGTGCATTTTCCTGCACTTCCTGCATCAGTGGTGAGGCTTACAGGGGCTGGTGATTGCTTGGTTGGGGGAACTATTGCTTCTATTTGTGCAGGTTTAGATGTCATGCAAAGTCTAGCAGTTGGTATTGCGGCTTCCAAAGCTGCAGTTGAGGCGGAGACCAATGTGCCTTCCGTATTTAATTTGGCTGCAATTGCAGGTATGAGTTCAAACGCGTATTTTGCATATAGCTAGGTATCCTATTTAACCCCATCTGGTAGTATATTTTGCgtaaaaaggaaataaagtgtaTGAAATTGCATGAGTGTTCATATTTTCCCCATATCATTTGGTGTATGTGATAACCGCAGAGCATTAGACAACTAAGATGGCCTAATGGCAGAATTTCAAGTTATTGTTAAATCACTGAAATATCCTGTACTCCAAAATGTGATGCTTGAGATGACACAGAATGGTAATTAGTAAACCTAGTTaccccacacacacacacacatagcTTTATTCGTCTCATGTTAACaagttggaaaataaaatatttgtgaACCCATTTCTGAGGGGCATCCAAATCATAGTGTCTAATTCATTTTCATGAATATTATTGTCTTTCCGTATAGGCAAAACCATTGTAACTTCTGGTGGTTTTACATGAATGAAAGAGATTCCATTATTTGATGCAAGGCTCTATATGTTGATCGTTGTGCAATTATTTTCCTTGCAGATGACGCAAGATCGGTATACTCGGCTGCCAAAGTTGTGTTCCATCAATCAATGCCTTAAAACCATGGAACTGCGAATCAAGCTGAATCGGTTAGATTGTTGTAGCTGAATCAGTTAGATTGTTGTAAATCAGAGGGAAACTTTCACTTGAGGAACCATGccaatatttgttttctgcCGTTCTTCATACATTAATGTTGTCAAGGAGACATCATTCATTATCTGATCTGATTCAACATATTGTGAAGTTGTTGACTATTGTCAGAGTTGGATGAATGAGCAAGACTTATGCTCGTCTGAGTAATTGGAAATTTCAATGAACTGTACATGAATTGAAATTTCACTGCACAACAAGAATATACTTACCATTTTAACTGTATAGCAATCTTACCATTATACCAATATGAAATTTCAAGGAACTGTATAACAATCTTACCATGGTACCAATTTCCatttttagatatttatttatttgttatctactgaaatatgaaaagggatttttgtagaaatgtcatTTGAACTTATACctcagtttcaatttgtcaatttaaagacaaatttaagaaaaatgtcaccttaatttttcaaaattcatgatttgtcATCTAACTTTAACACCAACTAGTTTTCCATCCATTTTTAaaggtattttagtctttccatttttaatggtattttaaaaaatggaaaaatcattatattaaaaaatatatctattaaacaattaaaattgaaaatatatatatatatatatatttctcacCTTCCCCCATCCCTTGTGTGCCACCACCGGCGGCTCCAACCAACCTCACCCATCTTGAAATCCATTCATCCTTCCCTCTTCATAGCCCCTTCCTCCTTTCCCCCTTCCCCCTtccctcttcatcttcctcctctctctaCCATGGAACACCAACCCTCCATACACAAATTCTCTCAGCCCACCTTTTTCttatgattttttctttttggtatttttccATTTGAGTATTGAAAATTTATGGAAGGACAACTACCAAACCAACAATTCGCTAGCATACATGACAAATGGTGACCAAGCAAACTTTGGATTCTTCAACATAAATACAGTGGCGTAAGTTAATGAAACCATGAAGACAAGAAAGGAGTTGGATTTTTGGTGGGAAGCATAAGTAGTTTTAAATCAGGTATCTGCAAATTTCAGACATGCTCAATGAAcaccataaattttttatacatactcagagagagagagagagagagagagagagagagagagagagagagagagagtagacAAGAGAGGGGTGATGGACGGTCATGTGTGATGTGCTTTGGGGGCGATGGGGGTTGGGGTGGGggagaaaaggagagagagatctcttttttctctcttttttttccttgaaaattgaaagacTAACATATCCATAAAAATGGATGGTAAATTGGATGGTGTTAAAGTGATAtgacaaatcatggattttgaaaaattaaggtgacatttctcttaaatttttctttaaggtgacaaattgaaaatgaagtaTAAGTTTAGgtgacatttctacaaaaattccatatgaaaataatattgGTTTTGGCCCGCAtcaccaaaaaatatatattaatatttcatacggaagaaaaagaagtacaaaaataatatgaatCTTCGCTCTAGTTAGTAAATTTGCATATTATACACATACGTATGtacttttttttcaaatactTCTATTTTTCATACACATACTATACATGTACATGCATATTCTTCATGTTTAATGcaccatttttttaaattataaactattaaGTAATAAAGTAAAATTCACATATTGTATATGtgtttttcaaatattattaactaaaaattttaaataatgaaaaaaagaaaaataaacagacGACCTCGTTTTGGTTCATAGCATATAGCGCACATGCACTCCCCTAACGACGTCGTTGTTGGCGTCGTATGAGTCGATTGGTTGCACCTTCAATTGAAaatagggagattcactataatacccaatattggagcctaaattataaaaaaaccctatatgaaatggattttagaaacacacccaaaacccatttacaacataacaataaggcttttaacttcttttaaattacaaaactgccattgatttcttaaaacaaactcaacccaaaaacctcataaaacagcccaaaacactcaatggggtatcaaagtaatttaataattaaaattaaattcaatagggccagctattattttttgggtttttttggggtatgtttatagaaattaaatagtgtagggtttatttataattttagtgctaagaatgggtatttgactaaatatctcttgaAAATATGCAGTTCCGTTTGAGATGGGTTCGCTTTGTCTTTACCGCCTTTTCGCGCAAACGCGTTTAAAATTTTCTGGTTCAGAAAACGCCATCCAAGCGGAGGGACAGGGATAAGCAACTTGTATATAAATGCAGTTTCTAAAATACGGTCTTATATATCACGTTCAAGCCATAAAAGCCGGTTTTCCGCTAACCATTTTCACTTCCAATCAACTCATACACTTGTATTCCAGAAATGGCCTTTTTCGAGAAGCCCAGAAACTGTTCGACGAAATGCCCCAACGAAACGTTTTCTCTTGGAATGCCATTATATCCGCTCACATAAAAGCACAAAACTTGAAGCGAGCCCGCAAGTTATTTGACTCTGCTTCGTACAAGGATTTGGTCACTTATAATTCACTGTTATCTGGTTACGTCAGCACAGACGGGTATGAGGATTGTGCGCTTGAGCTATTCAGTGAAATGAATTCACTGGATTATGGGATTAGAATTGATGAGATTAGTCTCACAACTATGCTGAACTTGACTGCAAAGTTAGAAGTGGTGTCTTATGGAAGGGAGTTGCATTCGTTTATGGTGAAAACTGCCAATGATTCAAGTGGGTTCGCGGTGAGCTCACTTATTGATATGTATTCTAAGTGTGGATATTTTCAAGAAGCGTGGCGTGTTTTTAGCGGACATAGAGGGGTGGTTGACTTGGTTTCGAAGAATGCAATGGTGGCAGCTTGTTGCAGAGAAGGAAAATTGGAAGTGGCAGTTAATCTATTTTGGACAGAACCGGAGCTGAATGATAATGTGTCTTGGAACACATTGATTGCAGGGTATGCCCAGAATggttttgaagaagaagcactcAATCTGTTTGTCCGTATGGAGGAGAATGGATTTAGGCGGAATGAGCATACTTTTGCTAGTGTTTTAAGTGCTTGCTCTGGCCTGAGGAGCTGCAAACATGGAAAGGAAGTCCATGCTTGGGTGTTGAAGAATGGGATGACTTCGAATTCATTTATACTCAGTGGAATTGTTGATGTCTACTGTAAGTGTGGCAATATGAAGTATGCAAAGTCAGTTCACGCAGCAATGGGGTTTgaaaattccttctcggtcacgTCAATGATTATGGGCCATGCCTTTCATGGTAACCTAGTAGAAGCACGGAGACTTTTTGATTCATTAGCTGAAAAGAGCACTGTTGTATGGACAGCTTTGTTTTCTGGATATCTCAACTCACAGAAATGTGAAGCTGTATTTCAACTTTTAAGTGAGTTCAGGGCGAAGGAATCAATAGTTCCTGATGCTGCAATTCTCATCAGTGTTCTTGGTGCCTGCGCAATAAAAGCTGCCCTGGATCCTGGAAAGCAGATTCATGCGTACATCTTAAGGAGCAGGATCGAAGTGGATAAGAAGTTGTTTAGTGCTTTGGTTGATATGTACTCAAAATCTGGGAGTATTACCTACGCAGAAAAACTTTTCAAGAGAGGCTCGGACAGGGATATAATCCTTTACAATGTGATGTTAGCTGGTTATGCTCACCATGGGCATGAAAAAAAAGCTATCCAGATCTTCAATGAAATGTTGGAGCGAGGTATTGAACCTGATGTAGTCACCTTTTTAGCAATTCTATCAGCTTGTCGACACTCTTGTTTGGTGGAATTGGGTGAGCAGTTCTTCTACTCCATGAAAAGGGATTACAATGTATTGCCCGAAATTGAGCACTATGCTTGTATGATTGATTTGTACGGGAGGGCTAACCAACTTGACAAGGCAAAAGAATTGATGAGAAAGATTCCTATAGAATCAGACACCATTATATGGGGGGCATTCTTGAATGCTTGTAGGGTAAATGGAAATACCATACTTGCTAGAGAGGCAGAGGAGAGGCTATTAAAACTTGAAGGAGACATTGGTGATCGGTATGTACAGTTGGCTAATTTATATGCTGCAGAGGGAAATTGGGATGAGGTTTGCAGAataaggaagaagatgaaaggAAAGGAGGCCAAGAAGGCTGCTGGTTGCAGTTGGTTATACGTGGAAAATGGAGttcatatatttatttctGGTGACAAAACTCACCCAAGAACAGAGGCTATAAATTTTACCTTAGCCTTATTGGCTGAAGAATTATATCAGATATCTTGAGCATCCATTGAGGGtcataatttgaatttcatcATCTCAACACAGCTAGTTTATTCTCAAGTCGTTTTGTGTGTCGATTGCGTAGTTCGTCAGTGACAAGATGGAGTGTCTTCGCACAACAAGATGTCTACCACAATCACTAATGTGGTAATTCTAGGCAATTAAGTAGGGTGAGCCAAAATGCCCTCTCTCTAATGCACAAAAGGTTGTTGATATAAACCATAGTTATACTCCATTTCAGCCCgaaaataattagaaaaaaataggGAAGAAGGGTGTGTACAAAAGATCTTGCTTTCTTCTTGCCAATTACAATTTAACACAtgtgcaaaaataattcattaaaaacataaaagaaaaacttctaCAAACATATCATATTGCCATTATCAAGAATATAATTACGGTTTATCCAATTAACTATCGGCTCCCCCATCCcctaagaaaagaagaaaaaagaaatatccgCTCCAacgtaaaaataaaaataataaaaatcatgaaaaaaaaGGCCAACGAACAAATTCTCTTGTTATTAATATTCAAAGAACCCTATTACAaatagtgtttttttttttctcttctcttttctgtATCTCACTCTGTTTCATGGCTCTCCCAAGCGAGGTCAgcgatctctctctctagtgtATTTGATCTTGTTCCTTTCAACAACGAACCATATTTTTCAGCCATAAAATGTTTTACTTGTTAAATTGTAAAGCGTCGTTGTTTCGTGCAGGTCGGGTTGCGCGTACTGCTTTGCCCTCTTGGTTCCAACGTGCTTGTCCGGACTGCCTGgtaaacttttttctttttcttttttttgggtttttattgcTTTCTTAATTCCGTTTTAGGTTTCAGAGTTTATAGTTCCTTCACTGTTTCTATACTTGGTTAGCAAATTAAGTAGTGTATTTTGTTGAAGCAAATGTTGAATAATGGTTTGTGCAGCTGCTCTGTGGGGATTGCTTTACCCGTTTACTCAACGTTTAAAGCTATTGAGACTAAGGATCAAGCAGAGCAACAAAGGTGGCTCCTTTATTGGGCAGGTCAGAAATCCCGTTTCTAATTTTGTGTTCTTCCAAATACACTATCTTTGATCCTTACCACTATTGTTACTTCCTTTGTAAGACTACTATGAGATCAATATTGGGATATTCTTGAGAATTAGATACTCTCTAATGGATTGTTAATGTGTTTTCAATGAATTGACTGGAAGCATGTTTTTAATTGTTCCTTTATGAGATTAATATCGCATACACAAAGAATTTCTAGGTAGGTGGTTTATTGCCTTAAATTGAATTCTTTTTCTACCCTCCTAAGATAGCCTGTAGAAAGAAATTTTAGGGAAAACCCCCATAGCCATCTTCTTATTAGACAATATATGGAGGAGAAAAAGTACAAAGCAAGAAATGTTGTGGCGAAGAACGCCACATTCCATTAGATACCTAACTTTGGGACACTTAAGGTACAAGATTGGCAGAAAAATGCAGGACTACTAGAGAGGATTTTATTAATGCATGTATGTGTTAAACTGGTGCAGATCAGTGAGTTCCTTGTTTTGGTATTTGGGTCTTTCCCCAGTTGTAGTTGCTGGCGGCAACCCATTGTAGAAGTCCACATTATAATTGCATTGTCCACggttttcttgttcttttttaatgtTGACTCTTTTTTTGCTACTTGCAGCTTATGGATCTTTCAGTATTGCAGAAGTATTTTCAGACAAGATTCTGTCCTGGTAAAGTTTTCCATATAACATgattcttcttcaattttcatttatgaatATAAAAGTACTCATATACAAAACAGACCATGGCAACCATAGCCTTTGAGAAAATAGAGTTTGAAGCCTATCCTTAAGGTCTTTCATTTAATGGAAAGTTGTGATCTCTCTTTGAAGGTTAGATATTTCCCTTGTTCTAAGTATTTGATGGAGATATGGAGGTATTCAATGGGAATTGATGTGATTAGGGAATGTGATTTGAGTTGATTTCTGTTGACCTCAATAAATTAGACTATGGCATAACTCTGTTGACAGAccttaatttgaaatttaaatcaGATTACTGCCCgctttgtttttccttcttcccttCTCTGCTTCCTCCTCTtccccctctctttctttctccccTATTCTATTTCCTCTCTGGGTTGCAT
Proteins encoded:
- the LOC117636830 gene encoding putative pentatricopeptide repeat-containing protein At3g18840, with the protein product MQFLKYGLIYHVQAIKAGFPLTIFTSNQLIHLYSRNGLFREAQKLFDEMPQRNVFSWNAIISAHIKAQNLKRARKLFDSASYKDLVTYNSLLSGYVSTDGYEDCALELFSEMNSLDYGIRIDEISLTTMLNLTAKLEVVSYGRELHSFMVKTANDSSGFAVSSLIDMYSKCGYFQEAWRVFSGHRGVVDLVSKNAMVAACCREGKLEVAVNLFWTEPELNDNVSWNTLIAGYAQNGFEEEALNLFVRMEENGFRRNEHTFASVLSACSGLRSCKHGKEVHAWVLKNGMTSNSFILSGIVDVYCKCGNMKYAKSVHAAMGFENSFSVTSMIMGHAFHGNLVEARRLFDSLAEKSTVVWTALFSGYLNSQKCEAVFQLLSEFRAKESIVPDAAILISVLGACAIKAALDPGKQIHAYILRSRIEVDKKLFSALVDMYSKSGSITYAEKLFKRGSDRDIILYNVMLAGYAHHGHEKKAIQIFNEMLERGIEPDVVTFLAILSACRHSCLVELGEQFFYSMKRDYNVLPEIEHYACMIDLYGRANQLDKAKELMRKIPIESDTIIWGAFLNACRVNGNTILAREAEERLLKLEGDIGDRYVQLANLYAAEGNWDEVCRIRKKMKGKEAKKAAGCSWLYVENGVHIFISGDKTHPRTEAINFTLALLAEELYQIS